One genomic region from Candidatus Bathyarchaeia archaeon encodes:
- a CDS encoding restriction endonuclease encodes MLDASSAKEIKLKITLRDPRAIEIVESIPAEQRDQVIEKYIILGEMVLSHALIATREETIEEFFAPLKEDIETIRDQLKLIVPTMATPTKKGEITQESVFKSFQEHFMDDEFEDVSRIGKYADILATTSDTKTQVLIELKDYKGLVPYDEVDKFWRDMERRGTKYGIFVSMRSGIAKCSGCISLKTQMDKTAVFVVNSELNWQGHLFAYYIIKKLAELESVKKRELKGEELSKVIAKINGHISEINKNLEMIEQIQEIADYLKTTCNNRLNDLISLTNTYKNKLKEKIEEIFEEIRKIEI; translated from the coding sequence ATGCTTGATGCTTCTTCTGCAAAAGAGATAAAGCTAAAAATCACATTAAGAGATCCAAGAGCTATTGAGATCGTTGAGAGCATTCCAGCCGAGCAGCGAGATCAGGTTATTGAGAAGTATATCATTTTGGGAGAGATGGTTTTATCTCATGCATTAATAGCGACGCGAGAGGAAACTATAGAAGAGTTCTTTGCGCCATTAAAGGAAGATATTGAGACTATACGAGATCAGCTCAAGTTAATTGTGCCTACAATGGCAACGCCTACAAAGAAAGGGGAGATTACGCAAGAATCAGTCTTCAAAAGTTTTCAAGAACACTTTATGGATGACGAATTTGAGGATGTGTCGAGAATAGGTAAATACGCGGACATCTTGGCTACAACCTCTGACACTAAAACACAAGTATTGATTGAACTGAAAGACTACAAAGGATTAGTTCCTTATGATGAAGTTGATAAGTTTTGGAGAGATATGGAGAGGCGAGGAACAAAATATGGAATTTTTGTTTCCATGCGTTCTGGGATAGCTAAATGTTCAGGATGCATAAGCCTCAAGACCCAGATGGATAAAACTGCCGTATTTGTAGTAAATAGTGAACTTAACTGGCAAGGTCATCTATTTGCCTACTACATCATTAAGAAATTGGCCGAACTGGAATCCGTAAAGAAAAGAGAATTGAAAGGCGAGGAGCTAAGTAAAGTTATTGCCAAAATCAATGGTCACATTTCAGAAATTAATAAAAATTTGGAGATGATTGAACAGATTCAAGAAATAGCAGACTACTTGAAAACGACATGCAATAATCGTCTCAACGATCTAATCAGCTTGACCAACACCTACAAAAATAAGCTTAAGGAAAAAATTGAAGAAATCTTTGAAGAGATAAGGAAGATCGAAATATGA
- a CDS encoding glycosyltransferase: MEPEVSVVIPTFNEEHRIAQTVNALRNIFSKHGINFEIIVSDGGSTDKTVLRVPKAKEVVVLKSPKFLPKGESLIIGGLKAKGRKIMFLDADLPISADDIMRLINETGKNDLVIASRYHPKSKGKYPKIRFILGRLFNIYVRKMLKLRLYDTQSGAKCLSSEIARKTLGEIENKGYAFDVELVLRVVKNRGRVKELPVQWEHKSGSRVKILKVMLELFFGVISLIKLRA; the protein is encoded by the coding sequence ATGGAACCAGAGGTTTCTGTTGTCATTCCAACGTTTAATGAGGAACACAGAATCGCACAAACTGTTAATGCTCTAAGGAATATTTTTTCCAAACATGGAATCAATTTTGAGATAATCGTCAGCGATGGTGGAAGTACGGACAAAACGGTTTTGCGCGTACCAAAGGCTAAGGAGGTAGTAGTGCTCAAAAGCCCAAAATTTTTGCCTAAAGGCGAATCCCTCATAATTGGCGGCTTAAAAGCTAAGGGAAGGAAAATAATGTTCCTCGACGCCGACTTGCCCATTTCAGCAGACGACATTATGAGGCTGATAAATGAAACGGGGAAAAACGATCTAGTTATCGCATCGAGGTATCATCCAAAATCGAAGGGCAAATATCCCAAAATAAGGTTTATTCTTGGACGATTGTTCAACATTTATGTGAGGAAAATGTTAAAACTCAGGTTATATGACACCCAGTCGGGTGCAAAGTGTTTATCATCAGAGATTGCACGTAAAACGCTTGGGGAAATTGAGAACAAGGGCTATGCGTTTGACGTTGAACTCGTCTTAAGAGTTGTTAAAAATAGGGGGAGGGTGAAAGAGCTTCCAGTTCAATGGGAGCACAAAAGTGGGAGTAGAGTAAAAATTCTAAAAGTTATGTTGGAGCTGTTTTTTGGGGTTATATCTCTGATAAAACTCAGAGCATAG
- a CDS encoding acetamidase/formamidase family protein, with the protein MKTVPKGKRIYSFSPKHEPAEYVKPGEKIRLELEDAFGGQIKDEGMPLEELDWSKVNGATGPIFIEGAESGDTLVVQIEEIKVAEKGIIAVVPKHGALKDKPFKAKIKFVPIIGEYAYFERDVRVKICPMIGTIGVAPEFGEIPTGSLGRHGGNMDVKEITRGTILYLPVFADGALFAAGDLHAVQADGEACVSALEVSGELTLSFDVLKGKSVSWPILETESSYEILVCADSLDDACSLAVEEVVKALMREHDWSFEEAYMFASLVVDLRINQVVDPKMGVRAVIPKEFVTHRGLTV; encoded by the coding sequence ATGAAGACTGTGCCTAAAGGAAAGCGCATCTACTCCTTTTCACCAAAGCATGAGCCGGCGGAATATGTCAAACCAGGAGAAAAGATTCGCTTAGAGTTGGAGGACGCCTTCGGAGGACAGATTAAGGATGAAGGAATGCCACTAGAAGAATTGGACTGGTCTAAGGTTAACGGCGCCACTGGCCCCATATTCATTGAAGGAGCCGAGTCCGGCGACACGCTTGTCGTTCAAATAGAGGAGATAAAGGTGGCTGAAAAGGGCATCATAGCAGTTGTGCCAAAACATGGCGCCCTAAAGGATAAGCCCTTCAAGGCTAAAATAAAATTTGTTCCAATAATTGGTGAATATGCCTATTTCGAAAGGGACGTAAGGGTGAAAATTTGCCCAATGATTGGAACCATTGGCGTAGCTCCAGAGTTCGGCGAAATTCCAACTGGGAGTTTGGGGAGACACGGTGGGAACATGGACGTCAAAGAAATAACACGCGGAACAATTCTTTATCTGCCGGTCTTTGCTGATGGGGCGCTTTTTGCTGCTGGCGATTTACATGCAGTTCAAGCCGACGGGGAAGCTTGTGTTTCAGCACTAGAGGTTTCAGGCGAGCTGACGTTAAGCTTTGATGTTCTTAAGGGAAAAAGTGTTTCATGGCCTATATTGGAAACGGAGAGTAGCTATGAAATTTTGGTTTGCGCTGACTCGCTTGATGATGCATGTTCCCTAGCCGTTGAGGAAGTTGTTAAAGCCCTAATGCGTGAGCATGATTGGAGTTTTGAGGAGGCGTACATGTTTGCAAGCCTTGTTGTGGACCTTAGGATTAATCAGGTTGTGGATCCTAAAATGGGTGTCAGGGCGGTTATCCCGAAAGAATTTGTTACACATCGGGGGTTGACGGTTTAA
- a CDS encoding glycosyltransferase family 39 protein: MNELSYDEPLYISASLLYMEGFGEGVGSSKFLANYEHPPLVKYLLGAYLKICCSNAYLDYGSQINDLNLLFCARLFSAFMGAVSIIPLYFIAEKIAPHLGMAASIFIALNPSHARLSGLAYLDVPMIFFGLCSILATLHLLERTSLKRIILCGVFNGLLAGTKWIQPALFIIPMLVFILAFHRRKFPAYALTWVISLTTLLLLWLPLVYQLGLNLIQLINSHWINQMHTTERGFLEMVLWNVTLAELAIYISCLVTTAILLALKFKAGKKMAKDFLPIIFICTFLAALFLEPRKAVYYWTPITPFTSLLLAQTLLLCSEFYQRYNPKKQLQHNF, translated from the coding sequence ATGAATGAGCTTTCTTATGACGAGCCTTTGTACATTTCTGCAAGCCTTCTTTACATGGAGGGATTCGGTGAGGGGGTTGGAAGCAGCAAGTTTCTGGCAAATTATGAGCACCCACCACTTGTCAAGTACTTGTTGGGGGCATACTTGAAAATTTGCTGCTCAAATGCATACCTGGATTATGGTTCTCAAATAAATGATTTAAACCTACTTTTTTGTGCACGCTTATTCTCCGCTTTCATGGGAGCAGTCTCCATAATCCCCCTTTATTTTATAGCCGAGAAAATCGCTCCACATTTGGGGATGGCAGCTTCAATTTTCATTGCGTTGAACCCAAGTCATGCGAGATTGTCCGGTTTAGCCTATCTAGATGTACCCATGATATTTTTCGGTTTATGTTCAATTTTGGCAACCCTACATTTGCTGGAAAGGACATCCTTAAAGAGGATAATCCTATGCGGAGTTTTTAACGGACTGCTTGCTGGAACGAAATGGATTCAGCCAGCCCTATTCATAATTCCAATGTTAGTGTTTATTCTCGCATTTCATAGAAGAAAGTTTCCAGCATACGCTTTAACGTGGGTTATCAGCCTAACAACGCTGCTGTTGTTATGGCTTCCCCTTGTATACCAGTTGGGTTTAAATCTAATTCAGCTTATCAACAGTCACTGGATTAATCAGATGCATACCACTGAAAGAGGCTTTCTCGAAATGGTTCTATGGAATGTAACCTTAGCGGAACTAGCCATCTACATTTCATGTCTTGTTACAACAGCCATTCTTTTAGCATTAAAGTTCAAAGCCGGCAAGAAGATGGCGAAAGACTTTCTTCCAATAATTTTCATATGCACATTTTTAGCAGCGTTATTTTTGGAGCCCAGAAAAGCCGTCTATTATTGGACCCCAATAACTCCCTTCACCAGCCTATTGCTTGCACAAACCCTTTTACTATGCTCTGAGTTTTATCAGAGATATAACCCCAAAAAACAGCTCCAACATAACTTTTAG
- a CDS encoding PadR family transcriptional regulator, with protein MTALTIIVGGGKLEGKILKKMHERIIKNFMDIIILAELRNGPMSGYDVISFIHNKFHLLVSSGTVYSLLYSLERNGLIEGTWNERKRVYRLTEKGAKTIETILSANDKIKNFITSLLKVQSPPS; from the coding sequence ATGACGGCTTTGACAATCATTGTTGGCGGTGGAAAGTTGGAAGGAAAAATATTAAAGAAAATGCACGAACGCATAATCAAAAACTTCATGGACATAATAATTTTGGCTGAACTAAGAAATGGCCCCATGAGCGGCTATGACGTAATATCCTTCATCCACAACAAATTCCACCTACTAGTAAGCTCAGGAACCGTCTACTCCTTACTCTACTCGCTAGAAAGGAATGGGTTAATAGAGGGCACATGGAACGAAAGGAAAAGAGTTTATAGGCTAACAGAAAAAGGAGCAAAAACAATAGAAACTATTCTTAGCGCCAATGATAAGATAAAGAACTTCATAACAAGCCTCTTAAAGGTTCAATCACCACCATCCTAA
- a CDS encoding site-specific integrase has product MVDAHEEKNLLMEAEQKIEKRDAGATSETQQVKGKIIEFAWWMKKEGYAENTITRRVKLLSVLAKRGANLFEPESVKEAIARQDRWSVKTKELAVEAYNCFLRMVGGSWVPPIYKPVRKLPFIPTEQEIDQLIAGCNRKTATFLQLLKETGARCGEAWKLEWIDIDFQNKLVKITPEKGGEPRAIKISDKLISMLNTLPKNQPKIFQGSLRHFARSFRRQRAKIALKLQNDRINRITFHTFRHWKATMEYYKTKDILHVMKLLGHRNINNTLLYTQLVNFESNEYHVAVAKTSEEIKKLLEAGFEYACMKDDLMFFRKRK; this is encoded by the coding sequence ATGGTTGATGCACATGAGGAGAAAAACCTTCTCATGGAAGCTGAGCAGAAAATCGAAAAGCGGGACGCGGGAGCCACAAGCGAGACACAGCAAGTCAAAGGTAAAATCATCGAGTTCGCTTGGTGGATGAAAAAAGAAGGCTACGCTGAAAACACTATTACCAGAAGGGTTAAGTTGCTTTCAGTTCTTGCCAAACGTGGTGCTAACCTATTTGAACCAGAAAGTGTTAAGGAAGCAATAGCCAGACAAGACCGTTGGAGTGTTAAGACAAAGGAGTTAGCTGTTGAAGCCTATAACTGTTTTCTAAGGATGGTTGGCGGAAGTTGGGTTCCACCAATCTATAAGCCTGTTAGGAAGTTGCCGTTTATACCCACGGAACAAGAAATCGACCAACTTATAGCTGGATGTAACCGCAAAACGGCTACGTTCCTTCAACTTCTTAAAGAAACTGGTGCCAGATGTGGGGAGGCCTGGAAACTTGAATGGATTGACATTGACTTCCAAAACAAGCTGGTTAAAATAACTCCTGAAAAAGGTGGAGAGCCAAGAGCCATAAAGATAAGCGACAAACTGATATCGATGCTCAATACGTTGCCCAAGAATCAACCGAAAATATTTCAAGGCTCCCTAAGACATTTTGCAAGGTCTTTCAGAAGACAAAGAGCAAAGATAGCCCTCAAACTTCAGAATGACCGAATTAATAGGATAACTTTCCATACGTTCAGGCACTGGAAAGCAACCATGGAATATTACAAGACCAAAGACATTTTGCACGTAATGAAGCTTCTTGGACATAGAAACATCAACAACACGTTACTTTACACGCAACTTGTCAACTTTGAAAGTAACGAGTATCATGTTGCTGTTGCGAAAACTTCAGAGGAGATCAAAAAACTCCTTGAAGCAGGCTTTGAGTATGCATGCATGAAAGATGACTTGATGTTCTTTAGAAAGCGCAAATGA
- a CDS encoding N-6 DNA methylase — MSSVPERNIQVELYRILKNVIAQKFSFNGIEFVDVRFEPTINGRPDLVVEAIDKGKRISLLVIETKRKVPFIDRKFDPYSIDVIRQASGYAVELGAPYFATCNGEVFVLFDTFTAGVPLPQRKLKHYKVSFDEDFAKMLLEEVSRFRIGVGKWLELDDVFLQRLRTFHNFITPYILESLNQLLREDLKFKEEYIRWLRAQLFEYSPEMNERIAEQLAYMLMNRLTFYKTLETQVATIPKLSKIETEDPKEFSAILRGYFDKVYKEVDYEAIFEPHPVLDQIPFSKKLMYALNEFIEELGTYNLAKIRSDVIGRVYEELIPDVERHRLGQYYTPPPIVELITEMCIRSPNDKVLDPACGSGSFLVKAYHKLKDLKKKENPFADENRLHEEILNQLYGVDINPFPAQLSSINLAIRNLRVPSRHMNIVVSDFFKVKPSMGVIPEVDVVVTNPPYTRQEEMEYKDQIREEALTYSDGSKIQLDARAGIYAYFFTHSAKFLKEHGMMGQITSDTWLDVGYGEGLKQFFLDHFKIHAIIWYDVRAFEKALVGTCITILEKEDKSREERENNLVKFVRIKKAIPTEGLVRIIEEAKENFEDERIGITVKKQKELEPKDKWGKYLRAPTIYYKIVKNQKITKFKEIAEIRRGYTTGANEFFYLDKDKIKLWNIEKEFLEPIVTSPKNIKIELSDCDISEWVLIINEPKEKLTKTNVLKYIEHGENVDVSVRGGKEAGKVVKGYQNLSTMRSRSVWYSLPKREPAPLLLSCKIWERFIVILNRAKAQADKAFYEIRPKNIKNINTLAAVLNSSLTALIAELHGRFYGGGVLELEIYECKDMPVLNPDELTENERNKIEEAFSKVCEAQKKGDEKLEQEARRALDYAVFDVLGLSEDERRQVYEGLETLRRMRLQRKEVEVLVETAEQWKPAKKPKKERIKRVEPSKRLDAWIDKS, encoded by the coding sequence TTGAGTTCGGTTCCTGAGAGAAACATTCAGGTTGAGCTTTATCGCATTTTGAAGAATGTTATCGCTCAAAAGTTTTCTTTTAACGGTATTGAGTTTGTTGATGTTAGGTTTGAGCCGACTATTAATGGGAGGCCAGATCTTGTTGTTGAGGCTATTGATAAGGGTAAGAGGATTTCTTTGCTGGTGATTGAGACTAAGCGTAAGGTTCCTTTTATAGATAGGAAGTTTGATCCTTACAGTATTGATGTTATTAGGCAGGCTTCTGGTTATGCTGTTGAGTTGGGTGCTCCTTATTTTGCTACGTGTAATGGTGAAGTTTTTGTCTTGTTTGATACTTTTACTGCTGGTGTTCCTCTTCCACAGAGGAAGTTGAAGCATTACAAGGTTTCGTTTGATGAAGACTTTGCCAAGATGCTTTTGGAAGAGGTTTCAAGGTTTAGAATTGGTGTTGGAAAGTGGCTTGAGCTTGATGATGTTTTCTTGCAGAGGCTTAGAACATTCCATAATTTTATAACGCCTTATATTTTGGAATCTTTGAATCAGCTTTTACGCGAAGATTTGAAGTTTAAAGAGGAGTATATTCGATGGTTGAGAGCGCAGCTTTTCGAGTATTCTCCAGAAATGAATGAGAGGATCGCCGAACAGCTTGCTTACATGTTAATGAATAGGCTAACATTCTACAAAACACTGGAAACCCAAGTGGCAACTATTCCGAAACTTTCCAAGATTGAAACAGAAGATCCCAAGGAATTCTCTGCTATCCTTAGAGGCTATTTTGATAAGGTGTATAAAGAAGTTGATTATGAAGCCATCTTTGAACCTCATCCAGTTCTTGATCAGATACCCTTCTCCAAGAAGCTGATGTACGCCTTAAACGAGTTCATTGAAGAGCTGGGAACATATAACCTTGCCAAGATAAGAAGCGATGTTATCGGAAGAGTTTATGAAGAATTAATTCCGGATGTTGAGAGGCATAGGCTTGGACAATATTATACTCCGCCGCCAATTGTTGAGTTAATAACGGAAATGTGCATTAGATCGCCCAACGATAAGGTGTTGGATCCAGCTTGCGGAAGTGGAAGCTTCCTCGTTAAAGCTTACCATAAGTTAAAGGATTTGAAGAAGAAGGAAAATCCGTTTGCAGATGAGAATAGGCTACATGAAGAGATTCTCAACCAGTTATATGGTGTTGATATAAACCCGTTTCCAGCACAACTCTCAAGCATAAATTTGGCGATAAGAAACCTCAGAGTCCCAAGTAGGCACATGAACATTGTTGTAAGCGATTTCTTCAAAGTTAAGCCTTCAATGGGTGTTATTCCAGAAGTTGATGTAGTGGTAACCAATCCGCCTTATACAAGGCAAGAAGAAATGGAATACAAAGATCAAATCAGAGAAGAAGCACTAACATATTCTGATGGATCAAAGATTCAACTTGATGCGAGAGCTGGAATATACGCTTACTTCTTCACTCATAGTGCTAAGTTTTTAAAAGAGCACGGTATGATGGGACAAATAACTTCGGACACTTGGCTGGACGTAGGTTATGGAGAAGGCTTAAAACAATTCTTCTTGGATCATTTTAAGATTCATGCAATAATATGGTATGATGTAAGAGCTTTCGAGAAAGCACTCGTTGGAACATGCATAACAATCCTTGAAAAAGAGGATAAATCGAGAGAAGAAAGAGAAAACAATCTTGTAAAGTTTGTGAGAATAAAGAAGGCTATACCAACAGAAGGATTGGTTAGGATAATTGAAGAAGCAAAAGAAAACTTTGAAGATGAACGCATAGGCATAACAGTTAAAAAACAGAAAGAACTCGAACCGAAAGATAAATGGGGAAAATACCTCAGAGCACCAACCATCTATTATAAAATAGTAAAAAACCAAAAAATAACAAAGTTCAAAGAGATAGCAGAAATAAGAAGAGGCTACACAACTGGAGCGAATGAGTTCTTTTATTTAGATAAGGATAAAATTAAGCTTTGGAACATAGAAAAGGAATTTCTCGAGCCTATTGTTACATCGCCCAAAAATATCAAAATAGAATTATCTGATTGTGATATATCAGAGTGGGTGCTGATTATAAATGAGCCCAAGGAAAAATTAACAAAGACTAACGTTTTGAAATACATCGAGCATGGCGAAAATGTTGATGTTAGCGTAAGAGGAGGAAAGGAGGCAGGCAAAGTTGTTAAAGGATATCAGAATCTATCTACAATGAGATCACGCAGTGTTTGGTATAGTTTACCTAAAAGAGAACCAGCACCACTTTTGCTTTCTTGTAAAATTTGGGAAAGGTTTATCGTTATTCTGAATCGAGCTAAGGCGCAAGCAGACAAAGCTTTCTATGAAATTAGACCAAAAAATATTAAAAACATTAATACTCTTGCTGCAGTGCTTAACTCATCTCTAACCGCATTGATTGCAGAATTGCATGGTAGATTCTATGGTGGCGGGGTTTTAGAATTGGAAATTTACGAATGTAAAGATATGCCTGTTTTGAATCCGGACGAGCTAACTGAAAATGAGCGAAATAAAATTGAAGAAGCTTTTTCCAAAGTTTGTGAGGCTCAAAAGAAGGGCGATGAGAAGTTAGAGCAAGAAGCGAGAAGGGCGCTTGATTATGCTGTTTTTGATGTTCTTGGGTTGTCTGAGGATGAGCGTAGGCAAGTGTATGAAGGTTTAGAGACTCTTAGGAGAATGAGGCTTCAGAGGAAAGAGGTTGAAGTTTTGGTTGAAACTGCTGAGCAATGGAAACCAGCCAAAAAGCCTAAAAAAGAGCGAATAAAAAGAGTTGAGCCTTCCAAAAGGCTTGACGCATGGATAGATAAATCTTAA
- a CDS encoding ribbon-helix-helix domain-containing protein — protein MKNARIALRLTQTERKRLEALIKTGKFKTISEIVREALKQFLDTQVGSNIRSLKTNCMRENY, from the coding sequence ATGAAAAATGCGAGGATTGCATTGCGATTAACTCAAACAGAAAGAAAACGATTGGAAGCCCTCATAAAAACTGGAAAATTCAAAACTATATCCGAAATAGTTAGAGAAGCCCTCAAACAATTCCTCGATACCCAAGTAGGTTCTAACATTCGCTCTCTTAAAACTAATTGCATGCGGGAGAATTATTAA
- a CDS encoding histone deacetylase, whose translation MQSENVLMTFHEKIKQYDLGEGHPFRGDRFINAMNFFKEHGLLGLPQLRIVEPKPASKEELLRVHSEDYVNLIFRLAEENRPYDIETPVSPSILEAALLVVGGAIECGKAVFNGTAKRAISLGGGYHHAGRDYGGGFCLFNDIAVLVEFLRAEKGVKRFLILDYDVHFGNGTSDIYYADPSVLFISLHQDPRTIYPGKGFTWEIGEREGEGYNVNVPLPPGTSDETYLHAVREIFVPLAEEFKPEIIIANGGSDSHFADMLGDLSLTADGFFRLSCLIRETAQKVCGGRLILLPGSGYNPKVLPICWYALAAGVVGLEKLDVKEPYTPPVELPFVRKKVEGVIEELKSLLKKRWTCFR comes from the coding sequence TTGCAGAGCGAGAATGTCTTGATGACTTTCCATGAAAAGATTAAGCAGTACGACCTTGGAGAGGGACACCCATTTAGGGGAGACAGATTCATAAATGCCATGAACTTCTTCAAGGAGCATGGCTTACTAGGTCTCCCACAACTTAGGATTGTGGAGCCAAAACCAGCCTCAAAGGAGGAACTTTTAAGAGTCCACAGCGAAGACTATGTAAACCTAATTTTCCGATTGGCGGAGGAAAACAGACCATACGACATTGAAACCCCTGTTTCGCCCTCAATTCTTGAAGCCGCCTTGCTTGTTGTTGGCGGCGCAATTGAATGCGGAAAAGCCGTTTTCAACGGGACTGCCAAGCGTGCCATATCGCTTGGCGGCGGCTACCACCATGCCGGAAGGGATTATGGAGGTGGATTCTGCCTCTTCAACGACATAGCCGTTTTGGTTGAATTTTTAAGAGCTGAAAAGGGTGTGAAACGCTTTCTCATACTGGATTATGATGTCCATTTTGGAAATGGAACAAGCGACATTTATTATGCAGATCCAAGCGTGCTTTTTATTTCTCTGCATCAAGATCCCCGAACAATTTATCCCGGAAAAGGTTTCACATGGGAAATAGGCGAACGCGAAGGAGAAGGCTACAACGTTAACGTGCCACTGCCACCCGGAACAAGCGACGAAACATATTTGCACGCCGTTAGAGAAATTTTCGTACCTTTAGCCGAGGAGTTTAAACCCGAAATAATAATTGCGAACGGTGGAAGCGACTCCCATTTTGCAGACATGCTGGGCGACCTAAGCCTGACAGCCGACGGCTTTTTTAGGCTTTCATGCCTAATTAGGGAGACAGCCCAAAAAGTATGTGGTGGAAGACTTATTCTGTTGCCAGGAAGTGGATATAACCCAAAAGTTCTGCCAATATGCTGGTATGCCCTTGCCGCCGGAGTGGTGGGCCTAGAAAAGTTAGATGTTAAGGAGCCTTACACGCCGCCTGTTGAGCTACCCTTCGTTAGGAAGAAGGTTGAAGGCGTAATTGAAGAGTTGAAGAGCTTGCTTAAAAAAAGGTGGACATGTTTCAGGTAG
- a CDS encoding DUF5655 domain-containing protein yields the protein MKTAIFVDGKKFIETRYKSEDDFQRVVRENFKFLFGVKTIFFDIRGRIESKALGATIPDGFLFDFRDEENPEFYLVEVELQQHEFYKHIFPQITRFFAFFKNPASRNDLIERLFSYIKSNPELEQEFKQYLGKKEIYKALKDIIDNSQNILLILDGGMPELDEVLKTYTDTWGKMVRVEIMKQYVSDDGRVVYTLTPDFQEVPFAEPVSAIEEGEEVYTEAYHLEGVDKRIISVYEKVKNAILKLDPNIKINPQKYYISLRKNRNFAYIKLRKAKMHIVIMLPYESGKNLIRKHKVTMLSQGIQDWYGAPCFQITLENEEDLDEVIHTLEEAYKLMG from the coding sequence ATGAAAACCGCAATCTTTGTTGATGGCAAGAAATTCATCGAAACGAGATACAAATCGGAAGATGATTTCCAAAGGGTTGTAAGAGAGAATTTTAAATTTCTTTTTGGTGTTAAAACAATATTTTTTGATATAAGAGGCAGAATTGAATCAAAAGCTTTAGGTGCTACAATTCCAGACGGCTTTCTTTTTGATTTTAGGGATGAGGAGAATCCAGAGTTTTATCTCGTTGAGGTTGAACTTCAACAGCACGAGTTCTATAAGCATATTTTTCCTCAGATAACGCGATTTTTTGCCTTCTTTAAGAATCCAGCAAGCAGAAATGATCTAATTGAAAGGCTTTTTTCCTATATCAAATCCAATCCCGAACTTGAGCAAGAGTTTAAGCAGTATCTTGGCAAAAAAGAGATCTACAAGGCTCTTAAAGATATCATTGATAATAGTCAAAATATTCTGTTGATTTTGGATGGTGGAATGCCAGAGTTAGATGAAGTTTTGAAAACCTACACAGACACTTGGGGTAAAATGGTTAGGGTAGAGATAATGAAGCAGTATGTAAGCGATGATGGAAGAGTGGTTTACACTTTAACTCCAGATTTTCAAGAAGTTCCATTTGCTGAGCCGGTGAGTGCGATTGAGGAAGGAGAAGAAGTTTACACGGAAGCCTATCACCTTGAAGGTGTTGATAAGAGAATCATTTCGGTGTATGAGAAAGTTAAAAATGCAATATTGAAACTCGATCCGAATATAAAAATTAATCCTCAGAAATACTACATCTCCTTAAGAAAGAACAGAAATTTTGCTTATATCAAGCTTAGAAAAGCGAAAATGCATATTGTTATAATGCTTCCCTATGAAAGTGGAAAGAATCTCATAAGAAAACATAAAGTTACTATGCTATCTCAAGGCATTCAAGATTGGTATGGTGCTCCATGCTTCCAAATAACTTTAGAAAACGAAGAAGACCTCGATGAAGTTATCCACACTCTTGAAGAAGCATACAAACTTATGGGGTGA
- a CDS encoding CdvA-like protein, giving the protein MAGVWEVFSWKRSFERLNSEYETVMKKRQALNSLLESGRISRPTYELFESEMNEAIAEIERQRKALLDKMAVKARELEEQVRTLEKLLANFEIQHVGGEIEEEVYQREVSLLSMGLESTRQELNAIKETIEKLASPQMAESTQSQQQAEQKPAESGETGSLEVAVVEITPKVEAEGASVSENLQEPRQEEQIERKSEG; this is encoded by the coding sequence ATGGCTGGTGTTTGGGAAGTGTTTTCGTGGAAGCGTTCCTTTGAGAGATTAAACAGCGAATATGAGACTGTTATGAAAAAGAGGCAGGCTTTGAACAGTTTGCTTGAAAGCGGCAGAATTTCGCGGCCGACATATGAGCTTTTTGAGAGTGAGATGAACGAGGCTATAGCTGAGATTGAGAGGCAGAGGAAGGCTTTGCTGGATAAGATGGCTGTTAAGGCAAGGGAGCTTGAAGAGCAGGTTAGGACTTTGGAGAAGCTTTTGGCGAATTTTGAGATTCAGCATGTTGGCGGTGAAATAGAGGAAGAGGTTTACCAGAGGGAGGTATCCCTCCTTTCCATGGGGCTTGAAAGCACAAGGCAAGAGTTAAACGCCATCAAAGAAACCATTGAAAAGCTTGCTAGTCCGCAGATGGCGGAAAGCACACAGTCGCAACAACAAGCAGAACAAAAACCTGCTGAAAGTGGCGAAACTGGCAGTCTTGAAGTGGCGGTTGTAGAAATCACTCCAAAGGTTGAAGCTGAGGGCGCAAGCGTAAGCGAAAACTTGCAGGAACCCCGGCAGGAGGAACAGATAGAACGGAAAAGCGAGGGATAG